acccaaaccaaaacaaagtcttagtggggcacccgggtggctcacttcgttaagcatccgacttcggctcaggtcacaatctcacggtccgtgggttcaagccctgcatcaggctctgtgctgacaagtcagagcctggagcctgcttcagattctgtcttcctccctccctgcccctcccccactcacactctgtctctctcaaaaataaacattaaaaaaaattttaattaaaaaaaaatattagccaaaAAGCTCAAAGAGTCACTTCCTGagatcttccttccttcatccaccGCCTTCACACCGCCCAGCCCTCCCTGTCGCCGCCTATCACCCCgccctgttttattttcctcatagcAGTTCTCTCTATATGAAACTACCCTAATGATCGAGTCTTGTTTGCTCGTTTGCCTGTTGACTTATTTACTGCCCTtggctctctcccttcccatgAGGATGTTAGTCCTGGCAGGGGGCAGCAATGGCGTGTTCACCGCTGTCTGGACTCTGTAGGAAAGTGCCCGTGATAACATTTGTTGGCTGGAAACACTGTCCTTGACAGGGGCCCCAATTTAGTCCTAACGAGTCCTGTTTAGGAGCAGGACACTAACCTGGACACTGTTGACAACGTGAGGACCAGACCATCCTGTGTTGTGGGGGGCCGTCCTGGGCACGGtgggatgtctttttttttttttttctaatgtttatttatttttgagagacagagacagagagagagcatgagcgggggaggggcagagagagagggagacccagaatccgaagcaggctccaggctctgagctgtcagcacagagccctacatggggctccaacccacaagccgtgagatcatgacctgagccgaagtcagacgtttaaccaactgagccacccaggcgccccccgtggGATATCTTtgtagcatccctggcctcttcccTCCAGATACCACagcaacctcccctccccccacctcctctagTGGTGACCACCCAACCCTTCCCCGGACATTGCCAAGTgtctcctggggtgggggcaaaAATCATCCCCAGCTGAGATCATGAACTTGGAGAGCGAGCCCCACCGGGTACTTACGACGGTGCGGGTAGCACCTGGGGCCCAGAAGTCCATTTCCCGCCATCGTGCTCTTCCGGGCTGTAGGCAGCCCCGCGCAGGCGCACGGTCAGGGCGTTCCTGCAGTTTTTCACGCACAGGGAGGCAATCACGTGCTCCATCTTGGTGGCGATGTTGCCGACGACAAGCACTCGAAAGTGGCTCAGGGCTTGTTGGATAAACTCCTCCTCCTGGATCTCGTACAGGCAGCTGAAGAGCTCCAGGGAGCCCTGCTGGAGGGTGGAGCCCTCGCTCCGAGCTTTGCTTTGGATCCAGGCCAGCAGCTCCAGCTTGACGTGAGGCGAGACCTCCCAGCAGAGACTCTTCTCCAGGTAGCTCCTTGTCTCCTCGTTCAGGAGGCCAAACAGGAAGCGCACGGTGAGCCCCAAGAAGCTCCTTCCCGAAAACCCGTACTCCGCCAACAGCCTCGTCACGCTCTGCTCTGGGCTGGACCCGGTCTCCCCGGCGCCCAGGATGTAGTACATGGCGGCAAAGAATTCCTGGAAGCTGAGGTGGATGAAGCTGTAGAACTTTTCGCAGCTGATGTCCTTCTGGAAGATGTTCATGTTGAGGAAGGAGGAGACATCCGCCCCATCGAGGCCATGCTTCCGGAGGTCCTGCTCCTCAAAGAGGATCTTCTGATTCCAGACGCCGTCCGCCGCCAGAGAGCACAGCGCCCTCTGGTTGGCgggggggtgcagggtggggcTCCCCGGCTTGGGCTGCATCAGACTCAGGAGGTAGAGCAGGTACACGGCCGTGGTGGTCCTGGACGTCTGTCGTAGGAGCCCCCCGTCCTCCAGCTGCTGCTTGAGGCAGGTGCACACGACCCAGCACACCATGGGGACAAAGCACAGAGTGAACAGGGGCTCGTTGTCCCTCATGAAGCTGAAGACTTGAGCGGCCTGCTCTGCATTGTGGAAATACTTGTAGCAGTACTCCCGCCTCTCGGCCTCCGAGAAGCCCAGGATCTCCACGTGCCTGGGATGCTCCAGCAAGCGCTGGAGCTTGTCCAGAGCCGTGGGCCTGGTGGTGACGATCATGGACAGCTCAGGCAGCAGCTTCTTCCCAAGCAGGCTGCCGAGGAGAAGCTCCGTGGGCCGTTTCTCCTCCCAGCAGAGGCACCAGGGGCCCTGAGGGTGGTGGAAAGAGGGTTTCAGCTCGTCGAAGCCATCGATGATGAACAGGAGGCGCTCGGGGACTCGGACAAGCTCCTGGAGGGGCACGCTGGGCTCCGGCCAGCAGCTGGAGATGAGGTCCCGGGCGCTCTGCTCCGAGGTGCTCTGGTTCATCTCCCTGCAGTTGATGTAGAAGAGGTAATCAAACCTGCCTTGGAAGAGCTTCCCGTCGGCCCAGTCGAGCATCACCTTGTGGGCCAGCATGGACTTGCCCATCCCGGCCGCTCCCTGCAGGACCACAGTGCGCGGGGGCTCGGGGCGCTCCTCGTCCGGCTCAAAGAGGGTCTCCATCTGGATGAGGCTGGCCTGGTGCCCCACGGCTCTTGCCTGTCCCCAGCCTGTGTCCAAAAGCTTCTGCTGGGCCCACATGGGAGTTGAGTGCTCCTTCACCAGGAGGAGGCGGGTGTACCTGCGGCTGAGGTTGACGCATTCCCCGAGGCGCGCATTTCGGTCTTGCATCAGCCGAAACTTCCTGCGGACGTAGTCCTTGTAGGTTTCCCGGGGATCTAAgggaggggagtgaggagggGGGTCCATGGGAGACTCATCAGCCACTGTTCGTGGATCGGCGGGCGAAAGCAAACCACGGTCTCTTGGTGCCTATTTGTTCTGCAATATCCTCGGGTTGCTTTTCTGGATGGAGCCTGGGGGGCTTGGTACTGTTCTCATGGGAAGCAAAGGCACTAACAAGGGAAACTGTCCTCAGGCACAGGAGTCTATCCTGGCGACTCAAACGGGGTGTCCACGTCCTGGAGCACCTCCAGCACCTGCTGATGGAACACAGCAAGGGCACCTAGAGGAGGCTGTCAGCCTCAGCCACGGGTTCACTCGAGTCCTCCCGGGGAAGACACTGAAATCCCACATGGGCCCACAAGGAGCTGGTCGCAAATGGGAAAGTGAGCCCCACTCCCCAGCTACAGAACCCCGAACTGTATCCCTACCAGGACTGCTGTCTGATTTGCCTGCACGCTGAAGTTTGAGAAGGCAGCGCTCCCAAGGTTTCTGCCTTTGAAAAAAGGCCGGTGTGCATGGACACTGGAGAACTTGTCTGCGCCCTAAGCCCCTTGCTAAATGTCTCTTTGGGGAAATCTACTTGGTATAGATGTGAATGCACGATCTAGAACAGTGGTGCTCACCAGGATGATTGTGTCTTCCCCTAGGGGGTTTCTAGCAAGGTCTGGAGATATTTTGGGCCCTAGCAACTGAGGGGTGGGGCACCAGCTACGACCATCctgtgggtggaggccagggtggctggggggctaagtcagttaaacatctgactcttgatttcggctcaggtcgtgtctcactcacagtttgtgagtttgagccccacattgggctctgcagtgacagtgcagaacctgtttgggattctctctctctgcccctcccctgctatctcttcctctcaaaaaaaaaaaaaaaaaaaaaaaaaagcaatcatccTTTTGTATTTGAATGTCCCCAGAGGTCCATAATATTGGACCTAAAGGAATGGTTCCTGCCTAAAGGAAGGTTAAAAAAGAGATCTAAATTTGATCCCGGGACTCTCTCAAAAGGAATGCATGCactcttttattttgaattctaggaaaatacacataacataaaatgtaggAAGGTTAAAAAAGAGATCTAAATTTGATCCCGGGACTCTCTCAAAAGGAATGCATGCActcttcggccaggtcacgatctcgcggtccgggagttcgagccccgcgtcgggctctgggctgatggctcagagcctggagcctgtttccgattctgtgtctccctctctctctgcccctcccccgttcatgctctgtctctctctgtccccaaaataaataaacgttgaaaaaaaaaaaaaaacactaactccccattcctcccccacccccagcccctggtccaCTCTCTGTCTCCAGTGTGACTTATTTAAGTACCTCATATAATTAATGTGTATTGATAAATATCAATACTTCTGAGTTTATAAATATACCATTTGCACTTCTCTTTCATCAATGGTGATTCTATTTCATgtagaaaggttttttttaatttattgtatttatttatttttttatattttatttttgagagagagagagagagagcactagtggggagagacagagagggaaggagacacagaatctgaagcaggctccaggctctgagccatcagcatagagcacgatgcggggctcgaacccacgaaccgtgagatcatgacctgagctgaagtcggacccttaaccgactaagccacccaggcacccctacatttttttttttaattgaacaaagATAATTGTGACAGTAATGCTTGGATTTTGTAGAAGTCCTAGTCTTTTCCTGTAGAGAAAGGGCTCTTATTTTCAGACATGGGGAAtattaggaaaatagaaaagtttaaaataatgatgaGAACGAAAATGGAGTTACCACATATTGGCCATGTGCTATGCCCAGTGCATAAAGACACCCTTGAAAGATGTCCAGAATCATTTGTGTTCTTGTTGACAATGATACTCTCTGTCCAGCAGCCCATACTCATTTCTTCTTCACCAACagtcccaattttattttttttttaattttttttttcaacgtttatttatttttgggacagagagagacagagcatgaacgggggaggggcagagagagagggagacacagagtcagaaacaggctccaggctctgagccatcagcccagagcccgacgcagggctcgaactcacggaccgcgagatcgtgacctggctgaagtcggacgctcaaccgactgcgccacccaggcgccccaaatataatatatttaattgtaagtttatataagtgattattattttttaaagcttatttatttattttgagagagagagagagagagagagagagagagagagacagcatgagcggcggaggggcagagagagagggagagagagaatcccaatcaggccctTCAGCgcgaagcctgatgcagggctcaaacccactatccatgaggtcatgacctgggctgaaaccgagaattggccacttaactgactgagccacccaggtgcccctatataagttatttttaaatttttttttcaacgtttatttatttttgggacagagagagacagagcatgaacgggggaggggcagagagagagggagacacagagtcagaaacaggctccaggctctgagccatcagcccagagcccgacgcagggctcgaactcacggaccgcgagatcgtgacctggctgaagtcggacgctcaaccgactgcgccacccaggcgccccaaatataatatatttaattgtaagtttatataagtgattattattttttaaagcttatttatttattttgagagagagagagagagagagagagagagagacagcatgagcggcggaggggcagagagagagggagagagagaatcccaatcaggccctTCAGCgcgaagcctgatgcagggctcaaacccactatccgtgaggtcatgacctgggctgaaaccgagaattggccacttaactgactgagccacccaggtgcccctatataagttatttttaaatttttttttcaacgtttatttatttttgggacagagagagacagagcatgaacgggggaggggcagagagagagggagacacagaatcggaaacaggctccaggctctgagccatcagcccagagcctgacgcggggctcgaactcacggaccgcgagatcgtgacctggctgaagtcggacgctcaaccgactgcgccacccaggcgcccctttttagattttattttgaagtaatctctacgctgaaagtggggctctaactcacaacccagagatcaagagtcacatgctccactactgagccagccagatgcccccggAGCTGATGCCTGATACCAGCCATATGCTGTCCCTTCACAAGCCCCAGAGGATGAATCACAGTTTGGCTAAACCAGTTATGAACAATCTCATTCCCTGTTGCCAGTGGCTGGTCTGGGAATGTGCCCCAGTTCCAACCAATGAGGTGCAAAGGGATGACCACCGGGAAGCGGGAAGCTTGTTGAAAAGATTttatgggtggatggatgggtgaatgggtggctcagtcagttgagcaactgactcttgatcttggctcaggtcacgatctcacagttcatgagttcgagccctgcactgggctctgtgctgacagtgtggagcctgcttgggattctcactccttccttctctctctgcccctcccctgctgtctgtctgtctctctctctctctctctcaaaataaaataaattaaaaaaaaatgatactctCATGAAGAGGAAaatcttttgtctctcttttttttttccctgcttggaattcacttGCATGAAATGCTTTGGTTGCCATCTTGCAACCATGAGGTGACAAATCTTAGGACAAGTGTAACAGAGGAAGTTGGGGATTTGATGGTGTTGCTAACTGGCCACATAAGGCAGAGTTTATGTGCAGAAACCACCCATGTCAAGATGTCTTATTATGCTTTTCTTTAAtgcaaacattaaatttttttttttttgcttgatctAGTCCATTGGACAGTCTGATACGTGTAGCCTTGTGTATTCTACCAGATACACGGCTCATGACTCACCTTTCCTTGGAGTTCCAGGAAAGACTTCCAGACAACATACTGACTGGCTCTCCAGTGAGGATGAGCCATCAGGTGGAGTATCTGGAAGAGAAATTTTGGAAGATCAGCTAGCATATATCTGGCTAGCTCTCAATAATATTAGCTACTTTGAAcgcctgaagctaatataacttatatgtcaattaaaaaaatactagttaCTATTACATCAGACTGTTTACATGATAATTCTCTGTCCACCCACACCCCAGAATGTTTGGAATTCACCTCACATGCATTACTGTTGAAAACACTTGCTCTCCATAACCCACTCTCCTTCCTGGGTACACATTGTGGGGATCAGCACCTCCATCGATCCAACAAATCCTTTCAGGCAGGAAGTTGTGAGTCAGCTTggatttcctccctctccttcagtCCTTGCCCACAcctcatccatctatccatccattcatccacccatctatccatccacccatccatccatccttccatccatccacccatctatccatccatccacccatccacccatctatccatccatccatccatccatccacccatccacccatctatccatccatccatccatccacccatccacccgccttccatccatccaccatgaTCCATGCCATCATCcagcccatccatccatccctccatccatccacccatctccatccacccatccacccatccatccatccatccacccatccatccatccatccatccacccatctatccatccacccatccatccatccttccatccatccacccatctatccatccatccatccatccatccatccatccatctatccattcatccactcatccatccatctccatCCATCCAGggacccatccatccatccatccacccatccacccacccatccatctatccattcatccactcatccatccatctccatccatccatctccatcCATTCAGggacccatccatccatccatccatccatccatgcatccacccatccttccctccatccctccctcccccctccatctatccatccacccacccatccatccatccatccctctacccatccctccatccatccacccatccatccacccatccatccacccatccctccatccacacacccacccatccatccctccacccattcctccacccatccacccatccatccacccacccatacatacatccatccacccatccctccatccatccctccacccaccgacccatccattcacccatccacccatccatccacctacccatcctcccattccatccatccacccacccacctaccccatccatccattcatccagccATCCAAAAAATATACCTATTTTGGGCACCAGTGTTATCCATGCATTTTCCTAGCATTGGATACATAGCAATAAGCGAGACACAAGGTCTCTACCCCGTGGACCTTACTCTCGATGGTGTGGAGAGTTGAGcacataaaaaacaaacttttcaggagagcctgggttgctcagtcagttgagcatctgttacttttggctcaggttgtgatcccaggatcctgggattgagccgtgcatcgggctctgtgctgagtgtggagcctgcttaagattcttctctccctctctctctctttctctctttcaaaaaaaaaaaaaaaaagcaaacacttcACAAAACTTCAGATAATGATGGAAATTGTCTTTACAATGAAATAAGAGTACATGACAGAGTAATTAAGAGTAGTTTTTAGTTTGGGTGGACAAGAATGGCTTTTCTGTGGCTGTATTGTAAGATCAAATATTCCAAGTGCTTCCTGGACATCTTTGATCTCACAGGACCTCAGAGTGTAAGCCTCAGTGTGAGTTCCCGTGCTCTGGTCAGGTGTGTCCCCACCTAGTGACACAGCCTGCCCCCTTGGCTTGTGTTCCTACTAGAATTGGACCAGCTGCCTCATCCCCACCTCCTAGACCGACTGCACCTCACTGGTCCTCATTCTCCCGAGTTCCAGTTCCCTGCTGGCCCGTGAAATTATCCAGACAAGCCAACATTGTCCTCTTCCAACAATCCCAAAGCCCCCACGCTCCTCTGTCTACAAAGGCTGCCTCCTGCAGCCCCTTGAGGTTCACTACCTTCCTGAAATCAACCCAGTGGGACTCCCATGGTGCAGCTGTGAGTGTATGAGACAAATGTTAGTCTCATCTGTACTGTGTTTGGTGTCTGTGTTCAGCCATCTAAAACTACTTAGGGTGGGATATGTCTCCTTCACCAGTGGGGTGAATAGGGGGTGATCAGATCAGAGGATAAGGTACTTAATCTGAGATCTGAATGGCAAAGGGCCAGATATGTGAGCAGGGCCATTCtaagcagaaacaaaacaaaacaaaaccaaaacaaaacaacctaagGCAGCAAGTATAAAGGTCCTGGGGAAGAACACAATGACACAACAGCAATGAGCTTGGGGTAAGTGCTGGGTGGGTTTGGAGAGACTGGCTCAGCAGGCCTTGTAGGAACACCTTGAGCAATTTGGATTACAATCTACTCACAACAGGAGGCTACTGGAGGCttgaaagcaagggagggggtgATTTAATCCATGGTTGTAAAGATTATTGTGCCTGCTGAGTGGGGAAAGCCTGTAAGGagaggtgaggggtgaggggcaaGCATAGCAGGTGGCAGTCAGCCACATGCAAGGTGGGTCACCCGCTGGGCGCTGGGCACAGAAGTGGGGGGGAAATGCTTAGAGCTGTAAGTGCTGGGATTTGACAAAGCCTGGATGTATGAGGTTTGGGCAAACAAGGGCTCCGATATGATGCCCCAGTAAAACCAATCAAAAGTGATAGGAATCAGACTTCGCACTTATTCGGATGGCAACTTTAGAGaagcaaaacaggggcgcctgggtggctcagtcggttaagcatctgactcttggtttcggcccaggtcatgatctcatggttcatgggtttgagccccacatcgggttctgggctgacagtgtggagcctgcttgggtttctctctctgtgtgcccctccccaatttgcaggtgctcactttctctttctctctttctcaaaataaacaaatgaacatcaaaaaaacaaaacaaaaaagctagaaacaaaggaggcaccgggctggctcagtccgtagagtatgcaactcctgatctcagggtgaaGAActtgagcccaacattgggcaTCTCTAGggattactttaattttttttaatgtttatttatttttgacagagagagaaacagagcatgagcaggggaggggcagagagagagggagacacagaatctgaagcaggttccaggctctgagctgtcagcacagagcccgacacagggcttgaactcacggaccgtgagatcatgacctgagccgaagtcggatgctcaaccaactgagccacccaggtgcccctctagggattactttaaagaaaaaaagaggggcgcctggatggctcagttggttaagtgactgacttcagctcaggtcatgatctcgtggtccatggatttgagccccatgttgggctctgtgctgacatctcagagcctggagattcagattctgtgtctccctctctctctgcccctcctcctcctctctctctctctctctctctctctctctctctcaaaaataaataagcattaaaaaaaaatttttttttaaagaaaggactCAGTCTGGAGAAATAGTTATCAGTTCTTAATGCTGGGAGAAGTTtagatggaatgggagaagggaggggcttTACACTTGTACATTATTTGAATTTCCAATAAGGAGTTTGTaaaaggacgcctgggtggctcagtgggttaagcgtctgtctttggctcaggtcacgttctcacagtccgtgagttcaggccttgtgtccgactctgtgctgacagctcagaacctggagcctgcttcagattctgtgtctccctctctctctgcccttcctccactcacgctctctccctgtctctttctgtctttttaaaaaaaatttttttaacgtttatttatttttgagacagagacagggcatgaatgggggagggtcagagagagagggagacacagaaccagaagcaggctctaggctctgagccatcagcacagagcccgacgcggggcttgaactcacggaccaggagatcatgacctgagccgaagtcggacgcttaactgactgagccacccaggcgcccctctctttttgtcttaaaaatgaataaacattaattaaaaaaaaaaaaaaaaagcattccatgTTTTATCTTGGCAGCTCTTGCCTGGAGGCAACTGGTggtttcctgagcctcagttttctcacctctATGATAGGTGTAATAATAAtcacatctaggggcgcctgggtggctcagtcggttgagcggccgacttcggctcaggtcatgatctcagggtccgtgagttcaagccccgcatcgggctctgtgctgacagctcggagcctggagtctgtttcggattctgtgtctccctctctctgaccctcccccgttcatgctctgtctctctctgtctcaaaaataaataaacgttaaaaaaaaataatcacatctaTCACACAACATTCACAACACAGCGCGCATCATTACGCAACGTGCATGCCTTGTTATAGGAGGAAATCAGAAGCGTCTGATCAGCAGCCCAACTATCTCTTAGGACAGACGACACGCCCCTCGAGGACGAGGGGTGGGACAGGGCAGAGGAAAGAACTCACAAAGAGGGTATTGCCTCCAGGGCTCTACGGATAAGTAGGAACTTTCCCCGGCAAAGACCTTGGAGCCTGGGCATTGCGCACCCAACGCGGCCCCAGCAAGGCCAAGGGCAGAGGCGAGAAGCCAAGGAAGGGAGCTGTCGGGGTGCGGCCTGACCGCCCAGCGCCTCCTTACCCCTCACCgggtcctctctctgtcctctctcccacAGGTCCCGCCGGTGGATGCGCCGGAAGAGGCCCAGCGCCAGGGGCCAGGCCGCGCCCGGCCCGCAGTGAGCCACCAGCAGCTGTGCGGTGTCCAGGGGCCCCGCTGGCTCCAGCTTCCCCCAGGGGATCCTGCCCCCCTCAGCCTCCGGCAACGCGCCCAGGTACAGCTTGAACTTCTTCAGCTCCACGGCCTCCAGCTCTTCCAGGTAGGCCGAGAGGCGGCAGAGGCTGTCGCTAAGCGGGGCTCGGGGCATGGGGGCGTCGTGAACCCCAAGGGACAGCAGACGGAGCCTGGAATGTGTCCACACGAGGTGTGCGATTCCAACATGCCCACCGTCTGATCCGCCGCAGGCGAGACCGGAGGAGCGAGAGAGGACAGTCCTTGTGATGAAATAGAGCTTCCTCACCCTGCAGGTGACGTCTGGGCCCCACGCACCGGTGGGTGTTCCCTTCCAAGAAGAGGAAGCTGGGCAGATTAGGAAATCCCAGGAGTTGTCCACCGCGAGAAAGAATTTCACTTCTGCTCCCTCTTCCCGGCTCCCCACACTCCTTCCTACCTCTCCCTGCCCGTGGGCCTTTGCAGTATCCTCAAGCTAGTCACTGCCCTCCTGGTGGTTAGACCCCCCATTCTGCTGGTATCAGGCTTGGACAGGCCACCTGCATGAGCAGATGGCCCGTGAGCAAGCGTGAGTGTGAAACATCAACCCGTGTGGGCAAACCTCTCTTCTAGGTGGAAACGTTACAAACCTGACCGCAGGGGtctgctattttctcttttctctgtcacGAGACTGCCATATCCCAGGGGGGGGACTGTGTGGTAAGTAGGCAAAGCAATGGTCCCCCCAAGGTGTCTGTGTCCCAATCCCCGGAGCCTGTGATGTGCTACCTTACAGAGCAAAAAAGACTTTGCAGATGAGACTAAATGTCAGGCTCATGAGACGGGGACATTACCCTGGATGGTTCAGGTGGGCTCAGGAAAGTCACAAGGAGGACCAGGGTCAGAGCGTAAGGGCGATGGGAGCAGAAGGAGGAGTGATGTGATGATGGCTGGAAAAGGCGACGAAACGGATTCTCACCCAGAGCCTCCGACGGAACAGCCTGCTGATGCCCCGATTTTAGCCCTGTTTCAAACTTCTGACCTCCCAAACTGTAAGATAGTCCACATGTAGAGTGGACGTgtgatttgttatagcagcacaaGGGACTGATACGGACTCTTTTTTCTGCCTTGGGCGAGGAATGAAAAAGATACAGA
The Lynx canadensis isolate LIC74 chromosome E2, mLynCan4.pri.v2, whole genome shotgun sequence genome window above contains:
- the NLRP12 gene encoding NACHT, LRR and PYD domains-containing protein 12 isoform X5, coding for MPRAPLSDSLCRLSAYLEELEAVELKKFKLYLGALPEAEGGRIPWGKLEPAGPLDTAQLLVAHCGPGAAWPLALGLFRRIHRRDLWERGQREDPVRDTPPDGSSSLESQSVCCLEVFPGTPRKDPRETYKDYVRRKFRLMQDRNARLGECVNLSRRYTRLLLVKEHSTPMWAQQKLLDTGWGQARAVGHQASLIQMETLFEPDEERPEPPRTVVLQGAAGMGKSMLAHKVMLDWADGKLFQGRFDYLFYINCREMNQSTSEQSARDLISSCWPEPSVPLQELVRVPERLLFIIDGFDELKPSFHHPQGPWCLCWEEKRPTELLLGSLLGKKLLPELSMIVTTRPTALDKLQRLLEHPRHVEILGFSEAERREYCYKYFHNAEQAAQVFSFMRDNEPLFTLCFVPMVCWVVCTCLKQQLEDGGLLRQTSRTTTAVYLLYLLSLMQPKPGSPTLHPPANQRALCSLAADGVWNQKILFEEQDLRKHGLDGADVSSFLNMNIFQKDISCEKFYSFIHLSFQEFFAAMYYILGAGETGSSPEQSVTRLLAEYGFSGRSFLGLTVRFLFGLLNEETRSYLEKSLCWEVSPHVKLELLAWIQSKARSEGSTLQQGSLELFSCLYEIQEEEFIQQALSHFRVLVVGNIATKMEHVIASLCVKNCRNALTVRLRGAAYSPEEHDGGKWTSGPQVLPAPSPETNVLPDAYSKQLAAALSTNPHLRELLLDHNALGSRGVRLLCEGLRHPSCKLQSLRLKRCCVAPSACRDLAAALMANQNLRRMDLSGNGLGLPGVKMLCQGLRHPRCRLQAIQLRKCELEAGACQEIASVLSTNQHLVELDLAGNSLEDLGLRLLCQGLRYPVCRLQILWLKICDLTAAACEDLTSILSVNCSLRELDLSLNDLGDPGVLLLCEGLRHPQCRLQTLRLGICRLGSAACEGLGAVLQVNPHLRELDLSFNDLGDRGMWPLCEGLGHPTCRLQKLTLALTWTGWAPLCFL
- the NLRP12 gene encoding NACHT, LRR and PYD domains-containing protein 12 isoform X4, producing the protein MPRAPLSDSLCRLSAYLEELEAVELKKFKLYLGALPEAEGGRIPWGKLEPAGPLDTAQLLVAHCGPGAAWPLALGLFRRIHRRDLWERGQREDPVRDTPPDGSSSLESQSVCCLEVFPGTPRKDPRETYKDYVRRKFRLMQDRNARLGECVNLSRRYTRLLLVKEHSTPMWAQQKLLDTGWGQARAVGHQASLIQMETLFEPDEERPEPPRTVVLQGAAGMGKSMLAHKVMLDWADGKLFQGRFDYLFYINCREMNQSTSEQSARDLISSCWPEPSVPLQELVRVPERLLFIIDGFDELKPSFHHPQGPWCLCWEEKRPTELLLGSLLGKKLLPELSMIVTTRPTALDKLQRLLEHPRHVEILGFSEAERREYCYKYFHNAEQAAQVFSFMRDNEPLFTLCFVPMVCWVVCTCLKQQLEDGGLLRQTSRTTTAVYLLYLLSLMQPKPGSPTLHPPANQRALCSLAADGVWNQKILFEEQDLRKHGLDGADVSSFLNMNIFQKDISCEKFYSFIHLSFQEFFAAMYYILGAGETGSSPEQSVTRLLAEYGFSGRSFLGLTVRFLFGLLNEETRSYLEKSLCWEVSPHVKLELLAWIQSKARSEGSTLQQGSLELFSCLYEIQEEEFIQQALSHFRVLVVGNIATKMEHVIASLCVKNCRNALTVRLRGAAYSPEEHDGGKWTSGPQVLPAPSPETNVLPDAYSKQLAAALSTNPHLRELLLDHNALGSRGVRLLCEGLRHPSCKLQSLRLKRCCVAPSACRDLAAALMANQNLRRMDLSGNGLGLPGVKMLCQGLRHPRCRLQAIQLRKCELEAGACQEIASVLSTNQHLVELDLAGNSLEDLGLRLLCQGLRYPVCRLQILWLKICDLTAAACEDLTSILSVNCSLRELDLSLNDLGDPGVLLLCEGLRHPQCRLQTLRLGICRLGSAACEGLGAVLQVNPHLRELDLSFNDLGDRGMWPLCEGLGHPTCRLQKLCTLALTWTGWAPLCFL